Proteins encoded within one genomic window of Synechococcus sp. PCC 7335:
- a CDS encoding globin family protein, with translation MALDVELLEQSFELVKPKADDFVASFYNNLFTDYPDAKPLFEHTNMAAQQQMLKGALVMVVDNLRRPEVLSKSLKGLGARHIKYGALPEHYPLVGNSLIKTLEQYAGPAWNSKLESAWAGAYSAITELMLEGASYEAAAIALESDAPTGSSSPTTSAAAPTEDPPSEQASEKASEGGLKVEVLEQSFELIKPRADEFTASFYENLLTDYPAARPLFEHTSMPKQRHMLKGALVMVVDNLRKPEVLSEALRGLGARHVKYGALPEHYPLVGSSLLKTLEQYAGPAWTAEVKDAWVGAYGAITEIMLDGADYSKSDIRLSDPTVGTTTSSEPSVASSAVSTESPEGISNGKAAGIIGSGAVALAVLMLILL, from the coding sequence ATGGCATTAGATGTAGAGCTACTAGAGCAGAGCTTTGAGCTAGTCAAGCCAAAAGCAGATGATTTTGTTGCTAGCTTTTACAACAATCTCTTCACTGACTACCCAGATGCCAAACCTTTGTTTGAACACACCAACATGGCTGCCCAGCAACAGATGCTAAAAGGTGCTTTGGTGATGGTTGTTGATAACCTAAGGCGACCAGAAGTCTTAAGCAAATCTCTTAAGGGATTAGGGGCTAGACATATCAAATATGGTGCGCTGCCTGAGCACTATCCTCTAGTAGGCAATAGTCTAATAAAAACCCTTGAGCAATATGCGGGCCCAGCTTGGAACTCGAAGTTAGAAAGTGCTTGGGCAGGTGCCTACAGCGCTATCACCGAACTGATGCTAGAAGGGGCTAGTTATGAAGCCGCTGCCATAGCCTTGGAAAGTGATGCTCCGACAGGATCATCTAGCCCAACCACCTCTGCCGCTGCACCTACAGAGGATCCGCCTAGTGAACAAGCCAGCGAAAAGGCTAGTGAAGGAGGACTTAAGGTTGAAGTGCTTGAGCAAAGCTTTGAGCTAATTAAGCCTAGGGCTGATGAGTTCACGGCCAGCTTCTACGAGAACTTATTGACTGACTATCCAGCAGCCAGACCTCTCTTCGAGCATACCAGTATGCCAAAGCAACGGCACATGCTCAAGGGCGCACTCGTGATGGTTGTCGATAATCTTAGAAAGCCAGAGGTGCTCAGCGAAGCGCTGCGTGGGCTAGGTGCTCGCCATGTGAAATACGGTGCTCTACCCGAGCACTATCCGCTTGTGGGTAGTAGTTTGCTAAAGACATTAGAACAATACGCAGGACCTGCTTGGACGGCAGAAGTTAAAGACGCTTGGGTCGGTGCGTATGGTGCCATCACTGAGATTATGCTGGACGGTGCGGACTATTCTAAAAGCGATATACGACTGAGCGATCCTACAGTTGGGACAACTACAAGCAGTGAGCCATCTGTTGCCTCTTCTGCTGTCTCTACTGAATCACCCGAAGGTATTAGTAACGGTAAGGCCGCTGGGATCATTGGCAGCGGTGCGGTTGCGCTAGCAGTTTTGATGTTGATTCTTCTATAG
- a CDS encoding cytochrome c3 family protein, with the protein MKRRSSRNSFWPSKLKLKSVIVLALVMLLVSVSAAFALEQKQIFLPGETSEGHHLFEASCASCHEGFKQVSNETCNRCHEAELENDLHGAKKFLDPRWAEFRDKVDVLTCTACHNEHVHMFGRGVHLQPDLCMACHEELTLTQLKSHEGFAPDGCWTAGCHNYHEHDTISTGFLRQNLDQPAMLPVQQLPERVVETELETAPQPNLQKEFLGGKS; encoded by the coding sequence ATGAAGCGCCGCTCTAGTCGAAATTCATTTTGGCCCAGTAAATTAAAGCTAAAATCTGTCATTGTTTTAGCCTTAGTTATGCTGCTGGTTTCTGTATCAGCGGCGTTTGCCCTCGAGCAAAAGCAGATCTTCCTACCCGGTGAAACGTCTGAAGGACATCACTTGTTTGAAGCTTCCTGTGCCTCCTGCCACGAAGGCTTTAAGCAGGTTTCTAATGAAACTTGCAACCGTTGCCACGAAGCAGAGCTAGAGAATGATTTGCACGGCGCAAAGAAATTTCTCGATCCGCGTTGGGCTGAGTTTAGAGACAAAGTAGACGTTTTAACCTGTACAGCATGTCACAACGAACATGTGCATATGTTTGGTAGAGGCGTACATTTGCAGCCTGATCTTTGTATGGCCTGCCACGAAGAGTTGACGCTGACTCAGCTTAAGAGTCATGAGGGCTTTGCGCCAGATGGTTGCTGGACGGCAGGCTGCCACAACTATCATGAGCACGACACTATCTCGACCGGCTTTCTGCGACAGAACCTAGATCAGCCAGCTATGCTACCTGTACAACAGCTGCCTGAAAGAGTCGTTGAAACGGAGCTAGAGACTGCGCCCCAGCCAAACTTACAGAAGGAATTCTTAGGAGGGAAGTCGTGA
- a CDS encoding cytochrome c3 family protein, with amino-acid sequence MITFKESSRKVGIAIALIMCLASFLLVGDALPAAAATEQEVEEIVELWQPSAHALNDVNCASCHQDNESNAFIAAPDHESCRSCHEQSVDTFLLGKHGVRLLEGESPLTPRIAQIPMKRDAFDQQMNCNACHNVHSVDTMPAAVDSCLTCHNDNHSLNYENSQHAKAVFASQPLPRPGSEQVTCATCHLPRIAHKSADGTPAAKVNHNNTYTLKPRNRMVGEVCMNCHGVEYSYNSIFDDELVEANFDRPPTLNHQTFDLMRAAEERRVGNASVSEFAG; translated from the coding sequence GTGATCACCTTCAAAGAATCTTCTAGAAAAGTTGGGATAGCGATCGCCTTGATAATGTGCTTGGCCAGCTTCTTGCTCGTAGGAGATGCCTTACCAGCTGCCGCTGCAACAGAACAGGAAGTTGAAGAGATCGTTGAACTATGGCAGCCAAGTGCACATGCGCTCAACGATGTGAACTGTGCGAGCTGTCATCAGGACAACGAGAGCAATGCATTTATAGCTGCTCCAGACCATGAGAGTTGTCGGTCTTGTCACGAGCAGTCAGTAGATACTTTTCTACTAGGAAAGCACGGCGTTCGCTTACTAGAGGGAGAGTCGCCCTTGACCCCTCGAATTGCTCAAATTCCGATGAAGCGCGATGCGTTTGATCAGCAAATGAATTGCAATGCCTGCCACAATGTTCATTCTGTTGATACGATGCCTGCTGCGGTAGATTCGTGTCTAACTTGTCACAACGACAACCATTCTCTCAACTATGAAAACTCCCAACATGCCAAAGCGGTATTTGCTAGTCAGCCTTTGCCTAGACCCGGCTCAGAACAGGTGACTTGTGCAACCTGCCATCTGCCTCGAATCGCGCACAAAAGCGCCGATGGCACTCCAGCGGCAAAGGTAAATCACAACAACACCTATACGCTTAAACCGCGTAACCGCATGGTTGGAGAAGTCTGTATGAACTGCCATGGGGTGGAATACAGCTACAACAGTATTTTCGACGATGAACTTGTCGAAGCCAACTTTGACCGCCCGCCGACGCTGAACCATCAAACATTTGATCTGATGCGAGCAGCCGAAGAGCGGCGGGTGGGCAATGCTTCTGTTTCAGAATTTGCAGGATAA
- a CDS encoding DUF3365 domain-containing protein — protein sequence MFKLWIRRFRAKTMALLALAGAICFTAVACSGGGGTTATATGPMIAPDLVADYIHTTLAADRTAYTRHVVNRTKVLEGKPKEDGVLDVESTEGWQQTDGIPLPAQMFRLGSEIANESGQFTYSLVSSWNINDNQAPKGEFETTAITEMEETGEPVKGYQEVGDQAYFSAIYPDLAVAEACVTCHNTHPVHLERYPDKVFEMGDVMGGVVINIPVDSMPADA from the coding sequence ATGTTTAAATTATGGATACGTCGCTTTCGCGCTAAGACAATGGCGTTACTTGCTCTAGCAGGAGCAATTTGCTTTACTGCGGTTGCTTGCAGTGGCGGTGGCGGTACGACGGCTACGGCCACTGGCCCAATGATCGCACCTGATCTAGTAGCAGACTACATTCATACCACCCTAGCTGCTGATAGAACCGCCTATACCCGCCATGTGGTGAATCGCACGAAAGTTCTAGAGGGCAAGCCAAAGGAAGATGGCGTCTTGGATGTGGAATCAACCGAAGGCTGGCAGCAAACTGATGGTATCCCTCTACCCGCTCAGATGTTCCGCTTGGGTTCTGAAATTGCGAATGAATCGGGCCAGTTCACCTACAGTCTAGTTTCTTCTTGGAATATCAATGATAACCAAGCCCCTAAAGGCGAGTTTGAGACGACTGCAATTACAGAGATGGAAGAAACGGGTGAACCAGTCAAAGGCTATCAGGAAGTAGGTGATCAAGCATATTTTTCTGCAATATATCCTGACCTAGCAGTTGCTGAGGCTTGTGTGACTTGTCATAATACTCACCCAGTACATTTGGAACGCTATCCTGATAAAGTCTTTGAAATGGGCGATGTAATGGGCGGCGTCGTGATCAATATTCCAGTTGATAGTATGCCTGCAGATGCGTAG
- a CDS encoding thioredoxin domain-containing protein: MTSISNKNVNKNLGEPNKRLWIVLIVLPLAMVMAIMLTRPAANIISMTPLSGLITLKSMAADAVPYDIALASQKPTLIEFYADWCTTCQSMSGTVEALHDQYGDRLNFVMLDIDDPQWASQIEVFGATGVPQFTLLDSRQHQVETWVGKVPKPVFSNVFDRLLS; encoded by the coding sequence ATGACTTCTATATCCAATAAAAACGTGAATAAAAACTTAGGTGAGCCGAACAAGCGTCTGTGGATAGTGCTGATAGTTTTACCATTAGCGATGGTGATGGCTATCATGCTCACTCGGCCTGCTGCCAACATCATAAGCATGACACCACTATCTGGTTTGATAACGTTAAAATCGATGGCAGCCGACGCGGTTCCTTACGATATAGCTTTGGCCAGTCAAAAACCTACACTAATTGAGTTCTATGCCGATTGGTGTACGACCTGCCAGAGTATGTCTGGTACGGTTGAGGCACTACACGATCAATACGGCGATCGCCTGAATTTCGTCATGTTAGATATTGACGATCCTCAGTGGGCTAGCCAGATCGAGGTCTTTGGCGCAACTGGTGTGCCGCAGTTCACATTGCTAGACTCGCGCCAGCATCAGGTTGAAACCTGGGTAGGTAAAGTTCCAAAGCCTGTTTTTAGCAACGTATTCGATCGCCTGCTAAGCTAG
- a CDS encoding Nif11-like leader peptide family natural product precursor, whose product MALDQLKAFLKRMQSEPALKREVLTASTADDVARIALKLGFEFSGDELLRISGKKVGGVTVIKKPTPGEYN is encoded by the coding sequence ATGGCTTTAGATCAACTCAAGGCATTTTTAAAGAGAATGCAGTCTGAACCTGCGCTTAAGCGTGAGGTACTCACAGCCTCAACTGCAGATGATGTGGCGCGAATAGCACTAAAGCTTGGTTTTGAATTTTCAGGTGATGAATTATTAAGGATATCAGGTAAAAAAGTTGGTGGGGTTACGGTGATCAAGAAACCTACTCCTGGCGAGTACAATTAA
- a CDS encoding CP12 domain-containing protein: MAISITATTTKTVTSTTTMPIAEQQAYPSTTVPTIEQQSPSPETTYENRLQAALEHARRLTHMYGYQSADVAIAWETVEELRTFYRERLLPLVPSCQASFERYCLENPHAFECRSYDC; this comes from the coding sequence ATGGCTATCTCTATTACCGCTACTACAACAAAGACAGTTACTTCTACAACAACTATGCCTATCGCTGAACAACAGGCGTACCCATCTACAACGGTCCCTACAATTGAACAGCAATCACCTTCGCCGGAGACAACTTACGAGAACCGGTTGCAAGCTGCTTTAGAGCATGCTCGTCGTCTAACTCATATGTATGGGTACCAGAGTGCGGACGTAGCGATCGCATGGGAGACCGTTGAGGAGCTAAGAACCTTCTACCGAGAGCGATTGCTTCCCTTAGTGCCTTCCTGTCAGGCTTCTTTTGAGCGTTACTGCTTAGAGAATCCTCACGCATTTGAGTGCCGAAGCTATGACTGCTAA
- the psb34 gene encoding photosystem II assembly protein Psb34, with the protein MYTTVDETGRLNNYPVEPATYLASYPSPEQQKGYLLQGSLATILVTVLMVMAYFVS; encoded by the coding sequence ATGTACACTACCGTTGATGAAACAGGTCGCCTGAATAACTACCCAGTTGAGCCAGCAACATATCTTGCATCTTATCCATCTCCAGAGCAACAAAAGGGCTACCTCCTACAGGGTAGCTTGGCTACAATCCTGGTCACAGTCCTTATGGTGATGGCTTATTTCGTAAGTTGA
- the sodC gene encoding superoxide dismutase family protein has product MRLTQGRRRFALFILVLVVAVSACSVQTKDEASPLQTESETSLQQSVSVVMNLTDEAGVGEEIGMVTLEDSDYGLLITPSLTSLSPGAHGFHIHENAACDPAEKDGEIVPGLAAGGHYDPTGTDSHEGPYGDGHLGDVPPLYVDADGNANIPTLAPRLSVADVIDRSLMVHANGDNFSDQPAALGGGGARVACGVIASNS; this is encoded by the coding sequence ATGCGTCTCACTCAGGGTAGAAGAAGATTCGCGCTATTTATTCTGGTTCTTGTCGTGGCTGTATCTGCTTGTTCGGTCCAAACTAAAGACGAAGCTTCTCCACTCCAAACTGAGAGTGAAACATCTCTACAGCAAAGTGTTTCGGTGGTGATGAATTTGACGGATGAAGCCGGTGTTGGCGAAGAAATCGGTATGGTTACCTTAGAAGATTCCGACTATGGCTTACTGATTACCCCTAGTCTGACAAGCCTATCGCCTGGGGCTCATGGTTTTCATATTCATGAGAATGCAGCTTGTGACCCTGCCGAAAAAGACGGAGAGATAGTTCCTGGCTTGGCAGCCGGTGGACACTATGATCCGACGGGAACTGACAGTCACGAGGGTCCTTATGGGGATGGTCACCTGGGCGATGTGCCACCGCTCTATGTCGATGCAGATGGCAACGCAAACATCCCTACGCTAGCACCAAGGCTTAGCGTTGCTGACGTGATAGATAGATCTCTGATGGTTCACGCGAACGGTGACAACTTCTCTGACCAGCCAGCAGCACTAGGCGGCGGTGGCGCACGGGTTGCTTGTGGTGTGATCGCTTCGAACTCATAA
- a CDS encoding urease accessory protein UreF — MHTDPQKDSLQSIVQQFTLMQLADSFFPSGSYTLSHGLESLVQEGRIKQSEDVETFIRLLLCNKVGTTDLVALAHTHRASAAADMAGIVEVDALLFAQTPIEKTRVAQRQSGRALLMVASKTWPHSQLEELGQRTAKGQINCLHPVVFAVVAQVAGLDERSAMTAFIHGFVTGLLGAAIRLGAVGHLQAQKIRLDLAADMATVCEEASELSLDEMWSCTPLIDIAQMRQAKLSRRLFAS, encoded by the coding sequence ATGCACACTGACCCTCAGAAAGACTCGCTTCAGTCGATAGTTCAACAGTTCACTCTGATGCAGTTAGCGGACTCTTTTTTTCCATCTGGCAGCTATACCCTTTCTCATGGCCTAGAAAGTCTGGTGCAAGAAGGGAGAATCAAACAGTCTGAGGATGTGGAAACGTTCATCCGACTATTGCTGTGCAACAAAGTTGGCACTACAGACTTAGTTGCTTTGGCACATACACATAGAGCGAGTGCTGCGGCTGATATGGCAGGGATTGTCGAAGTTGATGCGCTGCTTTTTGCCCAGACTCCGATTGAAAAAACTCGCGTGGCCCAACGGCAAAGCGGAAGAGCGCTGCTGATGGTAGCGAGTAAGACCTGGCCACACTCTCAGCTAGAAGAATTGGGTCAAAGAACAGCGAAGGGACAAATTAACTGTCTGCATCCAGTCGTGTTTGCCGTCGTCGCGCAGGTTGCCGGGCTAGACGAGCGTTCAGCAATGACCGCGTTTATTCATGGATTCGTGACTGGTTTGCTAGGCGCGGCTATTCGGTTAGGCGCGGTAGGGCACTTGCAAGCGCAGAAAATTCGACTGGACTTGGCTGCCGATATGGCAACAGTTTGCGAAGAAGCAAGTGAATTATCGCTTGATGAAATGTGGTCTTGCACACCGTTGATAGATATAGCCCAGATGAGACAGGCAAAGCTTTCTCGTCGCTTGTTTGCCAGCTAA
- a CDS encoding urease accessory protein UreD: MVSRAEITRTGTSALGKDSRSRQQLELLLGCDSAGKTVVQNRYMAYPLSVSPLFRRESNGVELEREQRAYLYRMNTSPGLLAGDVLGMSVKLSTGSSLYLMDQAATKVHQMPEGAIATVDYEIVVDDWATLEFLPEPLILFTDSTLKQTTRITLYPHAGLSWGEIILPGRLARGEYYRFRECFSRIKIESPNGILFFVEAMKLMGKDNCFSQSDLFVSNPVLGTLFLILPTDSATAENIAVLSRRIEALSLKEASVELAGSVLPGKRGIFVRAIASTTRDLQSCFRSAVNCVRELRQQYPLPYSL, from the coding sequence GTGGTCAGTAGAGCCGAGATAACCAGGACAGGAACAAGTGCGTTAGGGAAAGACTCGCGATCGCGCCAACAGCTAGAACTATTGCTGGGCTGCGATTCTGCCGGTAAGACTGTTGTGCAGAATCGATATATGGCCTATCCCCTTAGCGTCTCGCCTTTGTTTCGGCGTGAATCAAACGGGGTTGAGCTAGAACGAGAACAGCGCGCCTACTTGTATCGGATGAACACATCGCCGGGATTGCTAGCAGGCGATGTTTTAGGCATGTCAGTGAAGCTATCAACAGGAAGTTCTTTGTATCTGATGGATCAGGCCGCAACAAAAGTGCATCAGATGCCAGAAGGTGCGATCGCTACCGTAGATTACGAGATTGTAGTAGATGATTGGGCCACACTAGAATTTCTGCCAGAGCCACTCATTCTGTTCACTGATTCTACGCTTAAGCAAACGACTCGAATCACCTTATATCCTCATGCTGGGTTGAGCTGGGGAGAAATTATCTTGCCAGGTCGCTTAGCCCGTGGTGAGTACTACCGGTTTAGAGAATGTTTTAGTCGAATAAAGATCGAGTCACCTAATGGGATTCTTTTCTTTGTGGAAGCAATGAAACTAATGGGTAAGGATAACTGCTTTTCGCAAAGTGATTTGTTTGTAAGCAACCCTGTACTAGGGACGTTGTTCTTGATACTACCTACAGACAGTGCCACAGCAGAAAACATAGCAGTGCTCTCACGTCGAATAGAAGCGCTAAGCTTGAAGGAAGCCTCTGTAGAGCTAGCAGGTTCAGTATTGCCAGGGAAAAGGGGAATATTTGTGCGAGCGATCGCATCGACTACTCGCGATCTACAATCTTGCTTTAGATCGGCTGTCAACTGCGTCAGGGAGCTACGTCAGCAGTATCCTCTCCCGTACTCTCTCTAG
- the ureG gene encoding urease accessory protein UreG yields MPKSAARLGIGGPVGSGKTALIEGIVPLLTAQGIEVAVVTNDLLTTEDADRLKRKGFLSPERVIGVETGSCPHTAIREDPTMNQLAVQDLELLFPQLDLILIESGGDNLASTFSYDLVDAYIFVIDVGAGDDIPRKNGPGFVQSDLAVVNKVDLAPYVGANLDLMRSQSAQYRQEKPVIYTNCKTSEGLDQVVSFIQQTLLFEQKQAPKVMVGGQ; encoded by the coding sequence ATGCCAAAATCAGCGGCAAGATTAGGAATTGGTGGACCGGTTGGCAGCGGTAAAACAGCCCTGATTGAAGGGATTGTGCCGCTACTGACGGCGCAGGGCATTGAGGTAGCAGTGGTAACGAACGATCTGCTCACAACCGAAGACGCCGATCGACTAAAGCGCAAGGGCTTCCTATCGCCAGAGCGAGTAATTGGCGTTGAGACCGGCAGCTGCCCACATACAGCAATTCGAGAAGATCCAACCATGAATCAGCTAGCGGTACAAGATCTAGAGTTGTTGTTTCCGCAGTTGGATTTAATCTTGATTGAGAGCGGTGGAGACAATTTAGCTTCTACGTTTAGCTATGACCTAGTAGATGCCTACATTTTTGTAATTGATGTCGGCGCAGGCGATGATATTCCGCGCAAGAATGGGCCAGGGTTTGTGCAGTCGGATTTAGCGGTGGTCAATAAAGTGGACCTAGCACCGTATGTAGGCGCCAACCTAGATCTGATGCGATCGCAAAGCGCCCAATATCGGCAAGAAAAACCCGTGATATACACCAACTGCAAAACTTCAGAAGGACTAGATCAGGTCGTGAGCTTTATCCAACAGACGTTGTTGTTTGAGCAGAAACAAGCACCTAAGGTGATGGTCGGTGGTCAGTAG
- a CDS encoding urease subunit beta: MYTENKAESISMVPGQIIPGGSEMIELNASREVVTMVVKNTGDRPVQVGSHFHFYEVNDALAFDREQTQKMRLNITAGTAVRFEPGDEKEVELVPYGGTQQVYGFNGKFDGAALK; the protein is encoded by the coding sequence ATGTACACAGAGAACAAAGCAGAGTCAATCTCTATGGTGCCAGGGCAGATTATCCCAGGGGGCTCCGAGATGATTGAGCTGAATGCTAGCCGCGAAGTAGTGACGATGGTGGTAAAGAATACAGGCGATCGCCCTGTGCAAGTTGGTTCGCACTTTCATTTTTATGAGGTAAACGACGCGCTAGCATTTGATCGTGAGCAGACCCAAAAGATGCGGCTTAATATTACCGCCGGAACAGCTGTTCGGTTCGAGCCTGGTGACGAGAAAGAAGTTGAGCTAGTGCCCTATGGAGGGACTCAGCAAGTGTATGGATTTAATGGCAAATTTGACGGAGCGGCTCTGAAATAA
- the ureA gene encoding urease subunit gamma produces MLLSPQEKDKLLIFTAALVAERRKNRGLKLNYPEAVAYISAAIMEGARDGKTVSELMSEGTTLLKRSDVMEGIPEMVHEVQVEATFPDGTKLVTVHDPIGE; encoded by the coding sequence ATGTTGTTGTCGCCTCAAGAAAAAGACAAGCTGTTGATTTTTACAGCGGCGCTTGTAGCTGAACGGCGAAAAAATAGAGGACTCAAGCTGAACTATCCTGAAGCCGTAGCATATATCTCGGCAGCGATTATGGAAGGCGCTCGCGATGGCAAGACGGTAAGCGAGCTGATGAGCGAAGGAACCACCCTGCTAAAGCGATCTGATGTGATGGAGGGCATTCCGGAGATGGTACATGAGGTGCAAGTAGAAGCAACTTTCCCAGACGGAACAAAGCTAGTGACCGTACACGATCCGATTGGAGAATAG
- a CDS encoding Mrp/NBP35 family ATP-binding protein, with the protein MPSHQSPFVKSSDDTPDVEPADLVLEERKQAAVYCLKQVNEPTLRSNIVELGMVRNLRVVDSYVYLRLYVGVHQLSLKEQVQTALGALKWCKKAYVEICTIPGVRTTLAISSGKGGVGKSTTAVNLAAALKRTGASVGLLDADIYGPNVPQMLGLAHSAVEVIETDAGERFQPLEAHGIKVMSVGLLAAPEHPLAWRGPVLHKIITQFIQEVAWGELDYLLIDLPPGTGDAQITIIQESPICGVVMVTTPQQVAVSDVRRSIHMFRQVGVPVLGLVENMSYLICECCGNRTSIFGSGGGEQMAQELAVPLLGEVPIDSKICHGSDTGQPLPLRDETAQLSIVFEAIAQGLNNTFCSNPRLVSQSL; encoded by the coding sequence ATGCCTAGCCATCAGTCTCCATTTGTAAAAAGTTCCGATGATACGCCGGATGTAGAACCGGCTGACCTCGTCCTAGAAGAGAGAAAGCAAGCTGCTGTCTATTGCCTAAAACAGGTAAACGAACCTACGCTAAGATCCAACATTGTCGAGCTAGGCATGGTTCGTAATTTGCGCGTGGTCGATAGCTACGTTTATCTGCGGCTGTATGTGGGTGTCCACCAGCTAAGCCTAAAAGAACAGGTGCAGACTGCTTTGGGCGCATTGAAATGGTGCAAGAAAGCCTACGTGGAGATCTGTACTATTCCCGGCGTACGCACCACGTTAGCGATATCTAGTGGGAAGGGCGGCGTAGGCAAGTCTACAACTGCCGTAAATTTGGCTGCAGCCCTGAAAAGAACAGGCGCTAGCGTAGGACTGCTAGACGCTGATATTTATGGGCCGAACGTGCCACAAATGCTAGGCTTAGCTCACTCAGCGGTAGAAGTCATTGAAACCGATGCCGGAGAGCGATTTCAGCCATTAGAAGCCCATGGCATCAAAGTGATGTCCGTAGGGCTGCTGGCAGCGCCCGAGCATCCCTTGGCCTGGCGCGGTCCTGTTCTACACAAAATTATCACCCAGTTCATCCAAGAGGTAGCGTGGGGAGAATTAGACTATCTGTTGATTGACTTGCCGCCAGGCACGGGCGATGCCCAAATCACGATCATTCAAGAAAGTCCGATCTGTGGCGTAGTGATGGTAACGACACCGCAGCAGGTCGCTGTTTCTGACGTGCGGCGCAGTATTCACATGTTCCGCCAAGTCGGTGTGCCGGTATTGGGCTTAGTCGAAAACATGAGCTATCTCATCTGTGAATGCTGTGGGAATCGCACTTCAATTTTCGGTAGCGGTGGCGGCGAGCAAATGGCTCAAGAACTGGCAGTCCCGCTGTTGGGTGAAGTGCCGATCGATTCTAAAATCTGCCACGGTAGCGATACCGGGCAACCTCTTCCTCTGCGGGATGAAACGGCTCAGCTTTCTATTGTATTTGAGGCGATCGCGCAGGGATTAAACAACACCTTTTGCTCCAATCCAAGGCTGGTTTCTCAATCGCTCTAG
- a CDS encoding HEAT repeat domain-containing protein: protein MSTTDFQADIDADIDPEVVQWVEMLRSPDLNDRLVAAKSLQHLGDEDAIESLVLALEDESPRVQEIAVTALWEIANPVAIAPLLKCLGSAYEEDVRAEALSALKEMISPDDLLTLLDAILIDDENVQINVLILLRKIHDAQALPYVVPFFESESPALREAAVVTLRYLNQVVRCKPALPLAKDDHSEVRRSAILTLGHLSDDEVIPMLCEALSSDDDWQVRRNAAQALDLHTTKTAIPALIKAMADDHWQVRKFTARALQRVPDETAIPALIKALSDEYSDVRRDAAIALGNIGDPAVLPALQQTLDDPDRDVQIFSERAIKGIQSKLGEKANA from the coding sequence ATGTCTACTACTGATTTTCAGGCCGATATAGATGCTGATATAGACCCTGAGGTTGTTCAGTGGGTGGAGATGCTGCGATCGCCCGACCTAAATGATCGCCTCGTTGCCGCTAAATCGCTTCAGCACTTAGGTGATGAAGATGCCATTGAAAGCCTAGTGCTAGCACTCGAAGATGAAAGCCCTAGGGTACAGGAGATTGCAGTCACTGCGCTGTGGGAAATAGCCAACCCGGTAGCGATCGCACCTCTACTAAAATGCTTAGGCTCTGCCTATGAAGAAGACGTCCGAGCAGAAGCCCTCTCGGCGCTAAAAGAGATGATCTCGCCTGACGATTTGCTGACGCTGCTAGATGCCATCTTGATCGACGACGAGAACGTGCAAATCAATGTGTTGATTCTGCTACGAAAAATCCACGATGCCCAGGCACTGCCTTACGTGGTGCCTTTCTTTGAGTCAGAAAGCCCAGCGCTACGAGAAGCCGCGGTTGTCACGCTGCGCTATCTTAACCAGGTCGTGCGGTGCAAGCCGGCCTTACCATTGGCCAAAGACGATCACAGCGAAGTTCGTCGCTCGGCTATCCTTACCCTTGGGCACCTCAGTGACGATGAGGTAATCCCGATGCTGTGCGAAGCCCTAAGCTCAGACGACGATTGGCAAGTTCGTCGCAATGCTGCGCAGGCGTTAGACTTGCATACTACGAAGACCGCAATTCCGGCGCTGATCAAGGCGATGGCAGACGACCATTGGCAGGTGCGTAAGTTCACCGCTCGGGCGCTGCAAAGGGTACCAGATGAAACCGCTATTCCCGCTTTGATCAAGGCGCTCTCCGATGAGTATTCGGATGTTCGTCGTGACGCTGCGATCGCCCTTGGCAACATCGGTGATCCCGCTGTACTACCGGCACTACAACAAACCCTCGACGATCCAGATAGAGATGTGCAAATCTTCTCCGAACGTGCTATCAAAGGCATTCAAAGCAAGTTAGGAGAAAAGGCGAATGCCTAG